The Epinephelus moara isolate mb chromosome 21, YSFRI_EMoa_1.0, whole genome shotgun sequence DNA window CTTGTAGACTTTCTGCAGGGTCGCTCCAGGAGACACCGAGTCACTGAGACATGAAGACACAGATGCACAATGAGCTTTAGGAAATAACTTACGATACACTGATTTTATCACAGAGCATCCAAATCTTAAATGTCCTCCCAGCTCACTTTCAGATTGTGAAACTCTGCTCAGTTCACAGTTGAATTAAGAACAGCAGTGAAGACGTGAGGAAGGTTGAAGATTTAGGAAAGCTTAATTTGGACATGTAGTATGATCTCCGCCAGGTGAAAGCCTGGAGGGGACGATGCAATTGGTTGtgtttgtgagagtgtgtatCCTTCTGTCCGCAGCGTATCTGGCTGGATCCAccagcctcatattttgtgtgcacatgtatgactgtatgctTAAGGACCACTGATAGTTGCTGAGATTTgtaattgttgaaaaacctgtttcacTGACCATTTTATATCGTCACTGACTCCTCACTCGACTTAACCAGCCAGTGGGGGCCGCAAGTTCTCTCTAAGCCTCATCACTGCTACAAACTCTCCCTTCACAATTAAAAAGGCACAAACCTCCATCTATTCAAACTCTGAGGTGCATTTGTATTTAATTCTTAAAACTTCAAACTTGTCTTGATTATTGTGACTGTTAAAGTTATATTTCCTGATCTTCTGTCTCACTTGATCTGTATCTGCAGATTATTAATGCTCTGGTAGCAGAGACTTTATTTGTTGATTTGACATGAGGTTTATATGACCAGAGAGCTGTCATGAAATaaatcttttcctttttttgagtGAAAGCTTTAATGTCTACATGACGTCACTGACTGTACACATGAAactcagtttttcttttaactaTGAACAAATGGAAATACTAATTTAGTCTTAATTTAGATTTAAAGATACAGTAGGGTCCGAAAGTCAGAAGTGTCAAAACTGAAATTTTATGGCATTGACCAACTTAACTCCTTTGGAGAAAAGGTCAGAGCTGGATAATTGAGTTGTAGCCCTTCTGTTGGAGCACAAGTTTAGATGACACTCAACAGAACTAAAGTGGGATTCATACGTCTGTGTTGAATCAACACCGTGCATACAGCATACCCAAGGCCAGAgtctgacgtgcacctccccagaaatgtaactacatgtcgctGCAATGCAGACCCCCTGTTTATTTTAGTAAGCTGacaacaaaacttttatttactttcatttcacaggTCTGAAACAATAAATCGTAAAGCACGTTAAACCCCCACACAATAGCatttaaagtcttgtgtgtgatttacccTGGCTTCATAAGAGTAGAGGAAACTCTGCAAGCCACTACTATACTGAACCCCCAATTGCTGAGCGAACGTGAAGTCTGTATGGTAGCCTCACCCACcaatgtgtgaatgggtgtgtgagagagtacatgtgacatgtagtgttaagGAAAGGTAAAGTAAAGTAAGGAAAGGAAAGGTATACTTTATCACCCCTCAATGAAATTTGTTTTGGACTAAAAGCTGCTGCAccatacagcacacacacaaaaacacatgttgaCATCATAAATTGGAACACTTGGCGCTGACGTGCCCAAATACACTAATTCCATGTATAATAAAAGTGCTAAAAAATAATTACGCTCTTGACGTGGTCAGAGCAGAGGACTGAAAAGGCGCGAGTCCAGTCCATTTACGATAAAGATCAAAGGAGTCCTGACTGTCATGGACTTTCCTACACAGTCACTGACATCATCTACGACAACCACTCAGTGGCATCGCATGAAGCTCTTTGGATCTTTGTCAATGCCATCTGTTGTCATGCAAAGCAAAGGGGGCAAATACCAAATGCTGAGATACTCCGACATTCATATACACTGCTGAAAGATTCCTCTTTGCACTCAAATTGTTAAGCTGATAtcatcatttgtaattttaaaaaaaagtgttacattcgaaacaaatgcaaaacagaAGTATCTTGGCTACTGGTCTCAGACTATCTGATAATGAAAACCCTTAATTATAATTTATGTACAATTTAGTGTGAGCTGTGTGTTACCCAGGTTCCTCGATGGCCACAGATTTGACGTAGCTGTCATTGGAGTACAACACCACCGTAGCGACCTGATCCACTGAGGAGGacgagagaagaagaaaaatgactTGGAGGCTACATTTACACTTActcatgcaacaaaggtccaaCATGCAGACAGTCAGTAACACTTCTCCATATTACAGTGTGGGCATATTTTAGTTAATGAACATCCCTCCTCTCACAATGAAAACATGAGCGACCGTATTTACCAGAGACGATGATGTTCTTGATGTTTTTGTTGGAGTTGTTTGTGATGCTGACGTGCACATTGACAACTTCACCATGATAGTACATCTGGAAACAAGACGCAGGGTCAGAAAACTAACCCTAACATCAGGGAGGCATAATCTTGGTTGTCATATTGTTGTTATCTCtcagatttcagatcatattcctgcgaGAACATGTCCAGCTGTTTCTAAGAGACTGGCGCTAAAATAAGGCAATTCAGACAGAAGTGAAATTCAGGTGTTTCAGCAGAGGTGTGACGAGTTCTACGAGCACAACGTGCACCAACCATGGAGAATTCCATCCACTGAGACTTCAGATTCTGCAGCTGATTTTGAAAAAGTACTCCTGCATGtactgaaagaaaaacattcacTGCATTGTGTTTTGTGCTACAGATACATGTGAAGCTACGAACCTCTTTGTCCAGACTGGCCTTGACAAGCAGTGGTTTATCCGACATGACAAAGTCCCTGGTGGTTTCAACAGAGGGCGCCACTCCCTCGTTCTCTGGAGCGTATTGGACCTTCCTGATCATCAGCTTAACTGTGCTCCTGTTGGacaaagaaatattaaaacaatcAAAGTCTGGGTTAGACTTTTTATACTGACTTGGAGCTGTTTTAGTGTCATGAATAAATGGAGATAAATTCTGGACAGATCAGCTGGACTCACCGTTTGCGAATTTTAGCGTCCTGGCTCTCAGCGCTGAACGCTTTGATCTCAAACTCCACAGCACATTGctacagaagaagagagaagagacgTCACCATCCTGTGGTGAGCAGTAAATAATTATACAGGCAGGCTGCTAAGCCAACATGAACCCCCACCAGaccaaaaaaatctttttttatgaGTCCATGAACAAGGCAAGTGTCTGTAATTTGTTCACGTCTGTAATAACAGCAGTCAGTGGAATGAATGTTAGCTAAACTGCTACAGACAGTTAAACAGGTGAAGTGAAGGTAACCCTGTCGATAGGTTACCAGTTACAAACAGACTCAGTAGGCCctgtgctgcatgtcatcccccctttTCCCCACGTCTATTTGAGCTGTTCTATGAACAAAAGGCAAACAATGCCCCAACAAAAatctttaataaataaataaataaataaatcaatgatgatgatttttgCCATCACTGTTTCTGTAAAGTTTGCCTGGTGCTCTTCACCTCTGTTTTGGAGGTAGGAAATAAAGTGACAGGCGAACCAGCCTTGAGGTCACATTTATTCCTTTTAAGCAAGTGCTTTGTGGTATGTTAAAAGTGTTTCATGTGTTCACTTAATCAGGACTGATTCGATCCCCTAGTTGGGCTCTTACCTTGCCGACATCATGAGGTGCTGGCTGGAGAGCCACTGAGCAAGGCAGGTTGTCAGGAAACTGAGAAGACAAAAAGACAGgggtcaatcaatcagtcagccTTTACTCAGATAGTGCTGTTTGTGCAAACACATGCGATGAAATAGACTTTACCTTAAAAGCAAGATAAAAACAGATCTAgtaaaataaatagttaaataCATACAACAagcaataaattaataattgaGAAAATCAGTCTTAAGCCCCAGTCAGACTGGATGAATGCATCCATTAGAGGTGGGGTGATTTTAATAGTATTACTTGCTCTGGTCAGTAAATTTAATCCTGTCAGTTTTCATCCCCACCCCATTAACAATCACAGCCACTACTGCCTCCTGTTTTTCTGTCAACTTGCTGCTTAACCTGACATTTAAGTCCTGTCTATGTATTTTAAACTGGATTTCTGAGTTTTTTCTTCtacttctcttctttttttgtatcaGCTCAGTGGAAATTTAACTTTTGTGTGATCTAAAtctattttaaaaagtcaacCAGTTGTTTAGACTGACAACTGTTTACCATACTTTATCTTTTCCAGTGTGagaacattaacacacacattactcaAATTCTAATGTGGTCTAATGAGTTTGTTTGTCAGTTTTGTGACACACAGTCAGTGGTTACATCCTATAAAGTGAAACGCcatcttttcttttgttgctttctcTCTTCAACTGATTTGAAAGCACCAAAATCCACAAACTGCAATTTGAGTACAGAGTTGAGTACATTTCCCTGCTGATGGTTGTTAAGTTTCATAACAGTAACATATTAAATGCAGGACTATAACCTGTCTTTGAAGTATGTCACTgtgctgtttcctctgtcttctTCCTGACAGTGCAGCTGTTATAAAAGCACCTTCATGCAGCCTGGGGGTCTCTAATCAGCGATCACTCCTCACCTCAAAGAAGAACGGGTAGGCGTTGTCTCCCAGCTTGCGCAGCAGCTTGGCCTGCATCCTGGTGTGGATTCCCTTCTCGCGGTCCTGCAGAGGCGGGTACACCTGGCGAGTTGACAGGTACAGCTCCCTGCGAAAGGCGATTCCCATCACATCCATGTCATCCCTGCCGTACCGGAAAGTACAGGACAGGGTGACGAACACTGGGGGGCAGAGGACagacactgtcactgtgatgatcAGGTGTCCCTTTAAAGTCATTAGTTAGGGTACAAATACGACACAGCAGTGTATTTAGTGATGAAATGTCATGGAACCAACAGTATGATTTACAAATAAAGAGAAAACTGAGAGGAGGATGGCAGATGAGTTTCTTGTATTTAAACTCTTTAACACCAGAAGGACATGTCAGTACCAGCtcattttgtgtgattttgttcaATCCCCAAAATATTTACTTCAAGCTCATGGAGATCTCAAAGTTTTAAAGATATGAGATGAGCTGTGTTTTGGGATCATGtgtcaaaatgaacaaatataGAGAACATATTTAGCTTCAGTGAGGATCTGGAACAAGATGATACAAACATGATGTGTAATGCTTCCAGGCACTGTGGAATAAAGTTACAACCTCATGGCTACTTCAAGGGAAATAAAAGTTAATTTGAGAGACACTAAAAACATCCATAAAGGCCTCATGTCACTTCTCTTATCTGTGAAACTGGACTGTCAGATTTCTTTCAGTAGGAAACAGTGTTGTGGACAGAAGTGATCACACAGGTGTgaggaagagaaacacacagacaggtgacGCCTATGGACGTCTGAGCAGCTTCAAATGAAATAAGTCTCTCAAAATCTATGGGAAAATGTGAGATGTAAACTGAGACCACTGAGTGAGAAGTGTGTTTGGGTACTGACCTTTCCTCCCCTGCAGAGCCTCAGGATCAATGATGATGacgccatctagtggtgaaaaaAAGTTCAGCGCAATTAAGGCAataaaaatggaagtgtatttttaaactgaGTTCAACCCTTTTAATAACCAGCATAACCAAAATGTGTCCTACAACAGAAGACACAAACAAGCAGGAGCCAGAATCCAGGGGTGAAATTATTTCTTATTTGAGTGTGAGGAGTTGAGTTTCTGTCATTATTCAATCAATTTCAGCCCAAATCATCTGCCAGAAGGATTTCAACAGTAACATTTCTATTCTAAACTTTGGGTTTATGTCACACAGAAAACTATGCCGATCAGCAACATCATGGAAAATGTCACAtgggtaaaagaaaaaaatattgaaaaaaaaagagaaaagatttAAGAGGTACTGAGATATCATCATTATTGAAAAACCTTCACtcctaaaaagaaaaacatgtcaaacaCTTCCGTCCAAACGGTCACACAgaggctttaaaataaaatactagcATCAGCCCGAAATGAACATTTCTGCCGAtatgagacttgaattatttGAAACAGGTGAAAATTGCCCTGATTGTGACTTCTGTCAGGATTGTCTCTGATGGATTTTACAATTGTTccataaacataaatacagcaTGTTTCACATTAGGGCTGATGACGTAATCAACACCTTTGATTATGATAATATGTCAATATGCAAACTGTGTGTCAGCATGTCGCAATTAAGTAACATGCACGCTGTTAAAACATGGATTCCAACAGAGAGCAAGCTGCAGCTAAAAAAACTTCACCCACAAAGTGGAAGTAGCTTATCACAGCAGTACAActgtcatgcacacacacttcaagCAAAGCATCCCAGAGCACTGTTTACTTTTTGTCCCCATCCGGACACATATGTATGGGGATTATCATCATGCaggatgtgtttctgtcagtggtATTCACTTAAACTTTCTGCTCTACTGCTAAAGTTACAGCATGCATCATTCAATGCTGTTATTTGgctgttttatattttctgatCATTTTAACAATAATGCATGAGTGAGAAGACAGCTTTGACTAACACTACAGACTGTTGTTACagagtgtgactgctgttacagCCTGTAAATCTTTTCAGTTTTTATCCTTGTCCCACACTGACGCAAAAATGCATTTGCCAGTTATTACATAAAGTGCATATTACACTAGTGATGAAATAAAGCCATGTCCTAAAATCAAAGTTAAGTACTAGTTAAGTACTTAATCTGTGTCCAAGCAATCCAGTTGATTTGG harbors:
- the saga gene encoding S-arrestin a isoform X4 codes for the protein MSPKNVVFKKICKDKSVGVYMGRRDFVDRIDSVDPVDGVIIIDPEALQGRKVFVTLSCTFRYGRDDMDVMGIAFRRELYLSTRQVYPPLQDREKGIHTRMQAKLLRKLGDNAYPFFFEFPDNLPCSVALQPAPHDVGKQCAVEFEIKAFSAESQDAKIRKRSTVKLMIRKVQYAPENEGVAPSVETTRDFVMSDKPLLVKASLDKEMYYHGEVVNVHVSITNNSNKNIKNIIVSVDQVATVVLYSNDSYVKSVAIEEPGDSVSPGATLQKVYKLLPVLANNRERRGIALDGKLKHEDTNLASSSIIKEGVLKEVMGIMVSYRVMVKLIVGGMMGSSEVGLEVPFKLMHPKPDAVKESEMEEEMEFQEFKRSYLKGMIDDEDEDGNVSGGDDMAPKEK
- the saga gene encoding S-arrestin a isoform X1 → MSPKNVVFKKICKDKSVGVYMGRRDFVDRIDSVDPVDGVIIIDPEALQGRKVFVTLSCTFRYGRDDMDVMGIAFRRELYLSTRQVYPPLQDREKGIHTRMQAKLLRKLGDNAYPFFFEFPDNLPCSVALQPAPHDVGKQCAVEFEIKAFSAESQDAKIRKRSTVKLMIRKVQYAPENEGVAPSVETTRDFVMSDKPLLVKASLDKEMYYHGEVVNVHVSITNNSNKNIKNIIVSVDQVATVVLYSNDSYVKSVAIEEPGDSVSPGATLQKVYKLLPVLANNRERRGIALDGKLKHEDTNLASSSIIKEGVLKEVMGIMVSYRVMVKLIVGGEMEEEMEFQEFKRSYLKGMIDDEDEDGNVSGGDDMAPKEK
- the saga gene encoding S-arrestin a isoform X3 — protein: MSPKNVVFKKICKDKSVGVYMGRRDFVDRIDSVDPVDGVIIIDPEALQGRKVFVTLSCTFRYGRDDMDVMGIAFRRELYLSTRQVYPPLQDREKGIHTRMQAKLLRKLGDNAYPFFFEFPDNLPCSVALQPAPHDVGKQCAVEFEIKAFSAESQDAKIRKRSTVKLMIRKVQYAPENEGVAPSVETTRDFVMSDKPLLVKASLDKEMYYHGEVVNVHVSITNNSNKNIKNIIVSVDQVATVVLYSNDSYVKSVAIEEPGDSVSPGATLQKVYKLLPVLANNRERRGIALDGKLKHEDTNLASSSIIKEGVLKEVMGIMVSYRVMVKLIVGGEVGLEVPFKLMHPKPDAVRWRRRWSFKSSNAPT
- the saga gene encoding S-arrestin a isoform X2, whose product is MSPKNVVFKKICKDKSVGVYMGRRDFVDRIDSVDPVDGVIIIDPEALQGRKVFVTLSCTFRYGRDDMDVMGIAFRRELYLSTRQVYPPLQDREKGIHTRMQAKLLRKLGDNAYPFFFEFPDNLPCSVALQPAPHDVGKQCAVEFEIKAFSAESQDAKIRKRSTVKLMIRKVQYAPENEGVAPSVETTRDFVMSDKPLLVKASLDKEMYYHGEVVNVHVSITNNSNKNIKNIIVSVDQVATVVLYSNDSYVKSVAIEEPGDSVSPGATLQKVYKLLPVLANNRERRGIALDGKLKHEDTNLASSSIIKEGVLKEVMGIMVSYRVMVKLIVGGMMGSSEVGLEVPFKLMHPKPDAVRWRRRWSFKSSNAPT